A single bacterium DNA region contains:
- a CDS encoding toxin TcdB middle/N-terminal domain-containing protein gives MRRRVLSALAGALLVLAAVPASAADKNGVSPNAISLPSGPGSIEGLGESFQPQLNTGSARYAVKIPLPRLHNTPELKLQYESGFGDGPAGIGWTYGPGSIARQVDKGLPRYVDGPNGVDDDADGQIDEADESDTYVGPDGEELVPVGDGVYRARIEGSFARYRRLVSGWEVTLRNGTRVDFGTSAAGQVADASGAKVFRWLPERSTDTNGNVVQYAWASYPGSESQKYLRQIRYGPGAPPWGAFYFASFSYEDKPDWRADYRAGFLVRTAKRLAKIEVGIQGTLPAQCAVGDWNADGTQDALIARYAIAYDGAHPDRSFLAKITRYGADGVNWLPPISFAYAAHDPPPVVSASSVRVDTDNAPLSVMDSLLAELVDLNRDGLPDVLQTDREGGFHRAFLNLGADALSGGRVRWADGRYLASEDGVAPQLQLAEARVHLADIDGDGIADLVQTSAAGEVSWFPNDGAVGWKARRRMSLAGAAPPAPFTTADAAVADLDFDKRMDVVLSTENGYAVWFNRGDDRYSEEVRTPGARHEGAVLRFSTPGVRLADMNGDRLADVVRVTPTCLVVAAGMGHGRFAPAVEVPIAGATLTDGADGQIARARLEDVNGDGLADLVVERAEVGELHCWLNRGTDTLGPRIVVTGMPVVYAAGTAVRWADLNGNGTTDLVYADSTADERLRMVDVGVLLGGSSHPNLLERVDNGLGALTAIEWRASTELLVADGRTAHPWASTIPFPVQVVVAIETTTGMDLDDAPGPDRMRRELAYRDGFYEDRERAFRGFGEVRVTEPGDAAAPTRVDVSGFFTGGPDGVDDDGDGLIDEIGAGNHREEEALRGKLRFAEARSATDVLYQREENDWRVRTLLTAMDGSEVRLACRTRNDALQYEGTAAPETVRTTWAYDDFGNPTEERRQGALSLEGDEAFILTEYVNDTGRWIIGLPSRRRVTDAAGTDIAETFNYYDGPDYAGLPFGRVEKGNLTRTLGKVRTGEFVALTRNARDAWGNVVGSLDPNGGQRTVTWDSLLHAFPVREQIQVGGGNPDLAIAAEYHAAFGALTASEDFNRNRSEFRYDAFGRLVTIVKPGDSAESPSIEFHFRMAAPRLPDAAGGLTYDYDAAGGLTLTAGPAGPSSVTTGARERSGEAGTWDVVKYTDGLGRPLATVSEAEAGWTVSRAVTFNARGTPRFAFQPYAAGAAAFGRPSAVLAATEVRLDAMGREVLRLNPPDALGVVSDVATSWFPLGRTRTDEEERSRTFLLDGLGRLIEIRAHHGAETYTTRNAYDPLGRVVQATDALANVRTFAYDGLGRRTLIEDPDRGRVETSYDAAGNVVRRVDNKGQGVLYAYDAANRLLAEYRRDGSGPGPAVEYHYDAPAADFPAAANLAGRLAWVTDPSGAQHFSYDSRGNRTEALRRVRDRGTSRDFLRQWEYDALDRVTAETFPDGDRATYEFNGGGLLERIPGVVSGIDYLPSGAVGRIAYANGLASDYGYDPRNRLTGLTTAPAAGSAIQDLAYALDGVGNVRAVADGRPGVTGSPSDGTQSYQYDDLHRLVRSEGPHGAVIFEYDAIGNLTSTSSPALPDPLHIADDLVNLGALAYGGAGGTSGRGLRAPGAAPGPHAITATASGLAYAYDDNGNMTSRGAGDAYEWDFNDRMVRAQVGTAVARFVYDWAGQRVIKELSAGAAVSSAWYIDRGYELRDGRPVKSIFAGDRRVAQIEGRLAPGAESGQQTLRFGKGWNFFSLEVEPADPALAAVLAPIAGKYDGVWTFDAAAQAYVAPAELHGRRGYLIRATETVELTVTGTKSTAAIALSPGWNLVACPAENALPAADAFAAAAPDAVWAYETGAATWQAWSAAPPQGIAPLTLVEPGRAYWVHAGSAASLALAARPTRIFFYHPDHIGSTAVVTDLSGAVVARNEYYPYGRTRYTERAGFDPAYAFTGAELDAETGLVALGARSLDPVTGRFVSVDPAFADAYAYGWNNPLRFTDPRGTYGNQDLAREIGAPEPTDYTPGEETKDLVGKVKETGGKLADISIQDIVNFLIKELVKVAVDALMSQIGSPVLKQLVTNLLESDILDLDYALNEVWGAIDSEVMTKPIIQQVREAGGEGMESFLSDAGGVLKDVGGVAESAAGIAGNALEFVGSIPGGTYLTNPIAEKMRSLETDITDKIEKPLDEVSSLADRMSAATVAHTGPNYFWQGDETAKLVVVMGLAKGMDQFIPQPW, from the coding sequence GTGAGGCGTCGGGTGTTGTCGGCGCTGGCCGGCGCGCTGCTCGTGCTCGCCGCCGTCCCCGCGTCCGCCGCCGACAAGAACGGCGTCTCCCCGAACGCGATCTCGCTGCCCTCGGGCCCCGGATCGATCGAGGGGCTCGGCGAGTCGTTCCAGCCGCAGCTCAACACCGGCTCGGCGCGCTACGCGGTGAAGATCCCGCTGCCGAGGCTGCACAACACGCCGGAGCTGAAGCTGCAGTACGAGAGCGGGTTCGGGGACGGTCCCGCGGGGATCGGCTGGACCTACGGCCCGGGGAGCATCGCGCGCCAGGTGGACAAGGGGCTGCCGCGGTACGTGGACGGGCCCAACGGCGTCGACGACGACGCGGACGGGCAGATCGACGAAGCCGACGAGAGCGACACGTACGTGGGCCCGGACGGGGAGGAGTTGGTGCCCGTCGGCGACGGGGTGTACCGGGCGCGGATCGAGGGGAGCTTTGCGCGCTACCGCCGGCTGGTGTCGGGGTGGGAGGTGACGCTGCGCAACGGCACGCGGGTGGACTTTGGCACGAGCGCGGCGGGCCAGGTGGCGGACGCGAGCGGGGCGAAGGTCTTCCGCTGGCTGCCCGAGCGCAGCACGGACACCAACGGCAATGTCGTGCAGTACGCGTGGGCGTCGTACCCGGGCTCGGAGTCCCAGAAGTACCTGCGGCAGATCCGCTACGGCCCGGGGGCCCCGCCGTGGGGGGCGTTCTACTTCGCGTCGTTCAGCTACGAGGACAAGCCGGACTGGCGGGCGGACTACCGCGCCGGCTTCCTCGTGCGGACGGCGAAGCGCCTGGCGAAGATCGAGGTCGGCATCCAGGGAACGCTGCCGGCGCAGTGCGCGGTGGGGGACTGGAACGCAGACGGGACGCAGGACGCGCTGATCGCCCGCTACGCGATCGCCTACGACGGAGCGCACCCGGACCGCTCCTTCCTCGCGAAGATCACCCGCTACGGCGCCGACGGCGTCAACTGGCTCCCGCCGATCTCGTTCGCGTACGCCGCTCACGATCCGCCGCCGGTCGTCTCGGCGTCCAGCGTCCGCGTCGACACCGACAACGCGCCGCTGTCGGTGATGGACAGCCTGCTCGCCGAACTCGTGGACCTGAACCGCGACGGCCTGCCTGACGTCCTCCAGACCGACCGCGAGGGCGGCTTCCACCGGGCGTTCCTGAACCTCGGCGCGGATGCGCTCTCCGGCGGGCGGGTGCGCTGGGCCGATGGGCGCTACCTCGCGAGCGAAGACGGCGTGGCGCCGCAGCTGCAGCTCGCCGAGGCGCGCGTTCACCTCGCGGACATCGACGGGGACGGGATCGCCGATCTCGTCCAGACGAGCGCCGCGGGCGAGGTCTCCTGGTTCCCGAACGACGGCGCCGTCGGCTGGAAGGCGCGTCGGCGCATGAGCCTCGCCGGGGCGGCGCCTCCCGCGCCCTTCACGACCGCGGATGCCGCCGTCGCGGACCTCGACTTCGACAAGCGCATGGACGTCGTTCTCAGCACCGAGAACGGGTACGCCGTGTGGTTCAACCGCGGGGATGACCGCTACAGCGAGGAGGTGCGGACGCCGGGGGCCCGCCACGAGGGCGCGGTCCTGCGGTTCTCCACCCCCGGGGTCCGCCTCGCCGACATGAACGGCGACCGGCTCGCCGACGTGGTGCGCGTCACGCCGACGTGTCTCGTCGTCGCGGCGGGCATGGGCCACGGGCGCTTCGCGCCTGCCGTCGAGGTGCCGATCGCCGGGGCGACGCTGACCGACGGCGCCGACGGGCAGATCGCCCGCGCGCGGCTCGAGGACGTCAATGGCGACGGCCTCGCCGACCTCGTGGTCGAGCGCGCCGAGGTCGGCGAACTGCACTGCTGGCTCAATCGCGGCACCGACACGCTCGGTCCGCGCATCGTCGTGACCGGCATGCCCGTCGTGTACGCGGCGGGCACGGCGGTGCGCTGGGCCGACCTCAACGGGAACGGCACGACCGACCTCGTCTACGCCGACTCGACGGCCGACGAGCGGCTGCGGATGGTGGACGTCGGCGTGCTGCTCGGCGGCTCGTCGCACCCGAACCTGCTCGAGCGCGTCGACAACGGCCTCGGCGCGCTCACCGCCATCGAGTGGCGCGCGAGCACGGAGCTTCTCGTCGCCGACGGCCGCACGGCGCATCCCTGGGCGTCGACGATTCCGTTCCCCGTCCAGGTGGTCGTCGCGATCGAGACCACCACCGGGATGGACCTCGACGACGCGCCGGGGCCCGACCGCATGCGCCGCGAGCTTGCCTACCGCGACGGCTTCTACGAGGACCGCGAGCGCGCCTTCCGCGGCTTCGGCGAGGTGCGGGTCACGGAACCGGGCGACGCCGCTGCGCCCACGCGGGTGGACGTCAGCGGCTTCTTCACCGGTGGGCCCGACGGTGTCGACGACGACGGCGACGGCCTGATCGACGAGATCGGCGCCGGGAACCACCGCGAGGAGGAGGCCCTGCGCGGCAAGCTGCGCTTTGCGGAGGCTCGCTCGGCGACGGACGTCCTCTACCAGCGGGAGGAGAACGACTGGCGGGTGCGGACGCTCCTGACGGCGATGGACGGCTCCGAAGTCCGGCTCGCCTGCCGGACACGCAACGACGCTCTGCAATACGAAGGCACGGCGGCACCGGAGACGGTGCGCACGACGTGGGCGTACGACGACTTCGGCAACCCGACGGAGGAGCGGCGTCAGGGCGCCCTCTCGCTCGAGGGCGACGAGGCCTTCATCCTCACGGAGTACGTCAACGACACCGGGCGCTGGATCATCGGGCTGCCGAGCCGCCGCCGCGTGACGGACGCCGCCGGGACCGACATCGCCGAGACGTTCAACTACTACGACGGGCCCGACTACGCGGGGCTCCCGTTCGGGAGGGTGGAGAAGGGGAACCTCACGCGGACGCTCGGCAAGGTGCGCACCGGCGAGTTCGTCGCACTCACCCGGAACGCGCGCGACGCGTGGGGGAACGTCGTCGGCTCGCTCGACCCGAACGGCGGGCAGCGCACGGTGACCTGGGACTCCCTGCTGCACGCCTTCCCCGTGCGCGAACAGATCCAGGTCGGCGGCGGCAACCCGGACCTGGCCATCGCCGCCGAGTACCACGCGGCCTTCGGCGCGCTGACCGCGAGCGAGGACTTCAACCGCAACCGCTCGGAGTTCCGCTACGACGCCTTCGGCAGGCTCGTGACTATCGTCAAGCCCGGCGACAGCGCGGAGTCGCCGAGCATCGAGTTCCATTTTCGCATGGCGGCCCCGCGTCTGCCGGACGCGGCCGGGGGGCTGACCTACGACTACGACGCCGCAGGCGGCCTGACGCTCACCGCCGGGCCGGCCGGGCCGAGCTCCGTGACGACGGGCGCCCGCGAGCGTTCAGGCGAGGCGGGAACCTGGGACGTCGTCAAGTACACGGACGGGCTGGGCCGCCCGCTCGCCACGGTCTCCGAGGCGGAGGCCGGTTGGACGGTGAGCCGCGCGGTCACGTTCAACGCGCGAGGCACGCCGAGATTCGCATTTCAGCCGTATGCCGCCGGCGCCGCGGCCTTCGGGCGCCCCAGCGCGGTCCTGGCGGCGACGGAAGTCCGCCTGGACGCCATGGGGCGCGAGGTGCTGCGTCTCAACCCGCCGGACGCGCTCGGCGTGGTGAGCGACGTCGCGACCTCCTGGTTCCCCCTCGGCAGGACGCGAACCGACGAGGAGGAGCGCTCGCGGACGTTCCTCCTCGACGGGCTCGGGCGGTTGATCGAGATTCGCGCCCACCACGGCGCCGAGACCTACACGACCCGCAACGCCTACGACCCGCTCGGCCGCGTGGTGCAGGCAACGGACGCCCTCGCGAACGTCCGCACCTTCGCCTACGACGGTCTCGGCCGGCGGACGCTCATCGAGGACCCCGACCGCGGGCGCGTGGAGACGAGCTACGACGCCGCGGGCAACGTCGTCCGCCGCGTGGACAACAAGGGTCAGGGCGTTCTCTACGCGTACGACGCTGCCAACCGGCTGCTGGCCGAGTACCGGCGCGACGGCTCGGGGCCGGGCCCGGCGGTCGAGTACCACTACGACGCGCCTGCGGCGGACTTCCCCGCAGCCGCGAACCTCGCTGGGCGCCTGGCGTGGGTCACCGACCCCTCGGGCGCGCAGCACTTCTCCTACGACTCGCGCGGCAACCGCACGGAGGCGTTGCGCCGCGTCCGCGACCGCGGCACGAGCCGGGACTTCCTGCGCCAGTGGGAATACGACGCGCTCGACCGCGTGACGGCGGAGACCTTCCCCGACGGGGACCGAGCGACCTACGAGTTCAACGGCGGGGGGCTGCTCGAGCGGATCCCGGGCGTCGTCAGCGGCATCGACTATCTGCCGTCGGGGGCGGTCGGACGGATCGCGTACGCCAATGGCCTCGCGTCCGACTACGGCTATGATCCGCGCAACCGCCTCACGGGACTGACAACCGCCCCGGCGGCCGGGTCGGCGATCCAGGACCTGGCCTACGCGCTCGACGGCGTCGGGAACGTCCGCGCCGTCGCCGACGGGCGGCCCGGCGTGACAGGGTCGCCGTCGGACGGCACGCAGTCCTACCAGTACGACGACCTCCACCGGCTGGTCCGTTCCGAGGGGCCCCACGGCGCGGTCATCTTCGAGTACGACGCAATCGGAAACCTGACGTCGACCTCGTCGCCGGCTCTCCCGGACCCGCTGCACATCGCCGACGACCTCGTGAATCTCGGCGCGCTCGCCTACGGCGGCGCCGGCGGCACGAGCGGCCGCGGCCTGCGGGCGCCGGGCGCCGCGCCGGGGCCGCACGCGATCACGGCGACAGCGAGCGGGCTGGCGTACGCCTACGACGACAACGGCAACATGACGAGCCGGGGCGCCGGCGATGCCTACGAGTGGGACTTCAACGACCGGATGGTCCGCGCGCAGGTCGGGACCGCCGTCGCCCGGTTCGTCTACGACTGGGCCGGGCAGCGCGTGATCAAGGAGTTGAGCGCCGGCGCCGCGGTCTCGTCCGCCTGGTACATCGACCGCGGCTACGAACTGCGCGACGGGCGGCCCGTCAAGAGCATCTTCGCCGGCGACCGGCGCGTGGCGCAGATCGAGGGGCGCCTGGCCCCCGGCGCGGAGAGCGGGCAGCAGACGCTGCGCTTCGGCAAGGGCTGGAACTTCTTCTCCCTGGAGGTGGAGCCGGCAGATCCGGCGCTCGCGGCGGTGCTGGCGCCGATCGCCGGCAAGTACGACGGCGTGTGGACGTTCGACGCCGCGGCGCAGGCCTACGTGGCGCCGGCGGAGCTGCACGGTCGGCGGGGGTATCTCATACGCGCCACCGAGACGGTCGAGCTGACGGTGACGGGGACGAAGTCCACGGCGGCCATCGCGCTCTCGCCGGGCTGGAACCTCGTCGCGTGCCCGGCGGAGAACGCGCTGCCGGCCGCCGACGCCTTCGCCGCGGCGGCGCCCGATGCCGTGTGGGCCTACGAGACGGGCGCCGCGACGTGGCAGGCCTGGTCGGCCGCGCCGCCGCAGGGCATCGCGCCGCTCACGCTCGTCGAGCCCGGCCGCGCCTACTGGGTCCACGCGGGGTCGGCGGCGTCGCTGGCGCTCGCGGCGCGCCCGACGCGCATCTTCTTCTACCACCCGGACCACATCGGCAGCACCGCCGTGGTCACGGACCTCTCCGGCGCCGTCGTCGCGCGCAACGAGTACTACCCGTACGGCCGGACGCGCTACACCGAGCGCGCCGGGTTCGATCCCGCCTACGCCTTCACCGGCGCCGAGCTGGACGCCGAGACCGGTCTCGTCGCCCTTGGGGCCCGCTCGCTCGACCCGGTCACCGGCCGCTTCGTCAGCGTTGACCCGGCGTTCGCCGACGCGTACGCGTACGGCTGGAACAACCCGCTGCGCTTCACCGACCCGCGGGGGACGTACGGCAACCAGGACCTCGCCCGGGAAATCGGCGCGCCCGAGCCGACCGACTACACGCCCGGCGAGGAGACGAAGGATCTGGTCGGGAAGGTCAAGGAGACCGGCGGGAAGCTGGCCGACATCTCCATCCAGGACATCGTCAACTTCCTCATCAAGGAGCTGGTCAAGGTTGCGGTCGACGCGCTGATGAGCCAGATCGGCAGCCCCGTGCTCAAGCAGCTCGTCACGAACCTCCTGGAGTCCGACATCCTGGACCTGGACTACGCGCTGAACGAGGTCTGGGGGGCGATCGACAGCGAGGTGATGACCAAGCCGATCATCCAGCAGGTGCGGGAGGCCGGCGGCGAGGGCATGGAGAGCTTCCTCTCCGACGCCGGCGGCGTGCTCAAGGACGTCGGCGGCGTCGCCGAGAGCGCGGCCGGCATCGCCGGCAACGCCCTGGAGTTCGTCGGCAGCATCCCGGGAGGCACGTATCTCACCAACCCGATCGCCGAGAAAATGCGCTCGCTCGAGACCGACATCACCGACAAGATCGAGAAGCCGCTCGACGAGGTGAGCTCCCTCGCCGACCGGATGTCGGCTGCGACGGTCGCCCACACGGGGCCGAACTACTTCTGGCAGGGCGACGAGACGGCGAAGCTCGTCGTGGTCATGGGGCTCGCCAAGGGGATGGACCAGTTCATTCCGCAGCCGTGGTGA
- a CDS encoding peptidylprolyl isomerase, giving the protein MGAHGMGVKMRGPAAGAALALVCSLGGAAPAPAADAPAPPGQGRALADVAGRTISVADLEGYVRMRPQKRDVEPGEEAVRRRLEELVQTEALYAEALRRGIDREPDVRQTIRQVVVQRLLEREVDRPAFERKIAEDELKRYYDEHLTDFVRTERARASDIFFAAPESGDPAVRAEKRKKAEAVLAEALALQDTRFGFGELVLKHSDEPAGRPKGDTGFFDREGKPGGIPRQLAEALFAVERPGAMTGSVVAAPDGFYIAMLTGRQSAVSRPFEDEGVRREIDDRIRTAERRRRQDEFVAAIRSAAGVKVDEAALGELLAALRAEGAASQIGLPVLPGASSQQAPPSVPGIGR; this is encoded by the coding sequence ATGGGCGCGCACGGGATGGGCGTGAAGATGCGGGGGCCGGCTGCCGGCGCGGCACTGGCTCTCGTCTGCTCACTGGGGGGCGCGGCACCCGCGCCGGCAGCCGATGCGCCGGCCCCGCCTGGACAGGGCCGGGCGCTCGCGGATGTCGCCGGCCGCACGATCTCGGTCGCCGACCTCGAAGGTTACGTGCGGATGCGTCCCCAGAAGCGCGACGTCGAGCCGGGCGAGGAGGCCGTCCGCAGGCGGCTCGAGGAGCTGGTCCAGACCGAGGCCCTCTACGCCGAGGCGTTGCGCCGGGGCATCGACCGGGAACCCGACGTCAGGCAGACGATCCGGCAGGTGGTTGTCCAGCGGCTGCTGGAGCGCGAGGTCGACCGCCCGGCGTTCGAACGGAAGATCGCCGAGGATGAGTTGAAGCGCTACTACGACGAGCACCTCACCGACTTTGTCCGCACGGAGCGGGCGCGGGCCTCCGACATCTTCTTCGCGGCGCCGGAGAGCGGTGATCCAGCCGTCCGCGCGGAGAAACGCAAGAAGGCCGAGGCGGTGCTGGCGGAGGCGCTGGCGCTGCAGGACACGCGGTTCGGCTTCGGCGAGCTGGTGCTGAAGCACTCCGACGAGCCCGCCGGTCGGCCGAAGGGGGACACCGGCTTCTTCGACCGGGAGGGAAAGCCCGGCGGGATCCCGCGGCAGCTCGCGGAGGCGCTGTTCGCGGTGGAGCGGCCTGGGGCGATGACGGGCAGCGTCGTCGCGGCGCCCGACGGCTTCTACATCGCGATGCTCACCGGGCGCCAGTCGGCCGTCTCCCGGCCCTTCGAGGACGAGGGCGTCCGCCGCGAGATCGACGATCGGATCCGCACCGCGGAACGTCGCCGCCGACAGGACGAGTTCGTGGCGGCGATTCGCAGCGCGGCAGGCGTGAAGGTGGACGAGGCCGCGCTCGGGGAATTGCTGGCCGCCTTACGCGCGGAGGGCGCGGCGTCACAGATCGGCCTTCCAGTGCTGCCGGGAGCGAGTTCGCAGCAGGCGCCGCCGTCGGTGCCGGGGATCGGGCGATGA